In the genome of Astatotilapia calliptera chromosome 18, fAstCal1.2, whole genome shotgun sequence, the window GccgatgggctacagcagcagaagatcgCACCAGATTCTGTTCACCTAGGAGCAGGAAGCTGAGGCTATGATTCACACTGCAGCCTTCTTGAGTATTGATGCTGACCGTGTTCAtgcctttatgaccacagtggaCCCATCGTCTGATGGCTGCAGGATAACGTACCATGTCAGaaaactcaaatcatctcaaactggtttcttgatatgacaatgagttcactctACTCGCATGGCCTCCACAATCACAGATCTCAAGGCAAcaaagcacctttgggatgatgtggaacaggagattaacatcatgtatgtgtatgtgcagctgacagatgTGCAGCATCTGTACGATGCCGTCATGCCATTCTGAtggatgtttccagcaccttgtcgAATCTgcgccatgaagaattaagttAATTCTGAAGGCAAACAGAGGTCCAACCTCTTACTAGCAGGCTGTGCCTAATAACGTGACATTTGTAGATCTCACAAGAACAGAAGAAacagcatttattttaattccaTTTTGTTTATTCAGATAATGTGAGCTTTTACAGTATTATGTACTGAAAACAGATCATTCTTTTGCTGTCACATCTCAAAGAAACAAATTAGATCAGCTGCTAAATGTACAATTACTCAATGCTCCTCTGGTAAAAATAATACAAGTAATACAATgttatacaaaaataaaagcactcaACAACCCTGTAAATGCATCACAAATCCTTCTCTTTACAGCCactgctgcttctttttttattttaaaaacacttttaatattcttttggCACCAACAGATGTCATATTAACAGACAGAATAGGGTATTGCACAAGGCTTCAACCTTTCTTATCACTTCACAGTTGGCAGACACCGGAGTTTGACATTTCCACAAATTCAGCTCCAATCAAATTTACCTCCCTTCTCTTCCCacctaaaataaatattagGCTGTCTGTGTTGCttgctccacacacacacgcacacacacgcacacacactcactaacacccacgcacgcacacaggaAAATAAATAGCAAGGAGATCTGGCTCGATGCAGATGTATGTCATGGTCAGGTCATGTCCATATAAACTGTCAAAGCTTCGCGTCAGCAGTTCATCGTCTGAGCAGCGAAGGGTGCAGCTCTGCGTCATGCTACAGCGCTTCAAACGGCCCCGTCTTCAGCAGCCAGCCAGCTGTCAGAGGACTCTCAGTGCACTTGACAGGCTTCGTGTAAGTATTTTGTCAACATGTAAGTGGCAGAATTAGTCTTCTcactctgtgtgtatgtatgtgtgcgtgcgagTGAGTGAGAAGTGAAAACAGGACAGTGATGAAGGGCAGTCAGCTGCTGCTTAAACCAGACTCTCCCCGATCCTCTCGCCTTCCTTTCTCCTTTGTGTGAGATGAAAAAAAGATCACTGTCAGCAGGGGGAGAAGGTCCAGGAGAGTAAAACAAATATTGATTCCTAGGTATCTGTTATAGTACCTGCTGGATAAAGCTCTGTGTGTCAGGTCTGGCTGTAGCGCAGATCTCGCAGCCGGGACGAGATGGCTTGTTGATGAAAGTGCACGAGGGACACGCCCACTCTGTCTGCTGAGTTCACAAACATGTGGAGTTCATTTAGAGCTCTATCAAAAGTAATAATACTGCTTATCTATAATGTCTGTGCTGTCAAGGTGTTCATTATTCGTAATTAACAAATACACCATTACTTTTCTTGCTGGGAACTATGGTTTGAAAAATTAGGTAGATTTTGCATTAACTCTTGTCTGTGGGGATTAAGAGCCCAGAGCCCAccaacactgacctatgactGCATTACAAACAGGTTTACTTTAAGGTTTAATTCACTCCAAGCATAATCTATCCTTTAACTCTTCCCTCCTGGGATGCCTACTAGGGGTAAcccttgtttctcttttctgaaCAGAGCAGTTTCTTTCATATTGTAGGCTGGCTTCCAGGACAAAATGACTGGGTCAGTTTATACAGCGTACTAGAGCCAAAACATGTCCTTGTTATTAGGGTGCAGGGGAGTTAATCAAGTTTGGCATTCCTGTGTCCCTGCAATGTTAGAAGCATCATATACTAAACACATACCTGTGTTTTACTCGCTTTGCTGGTATGATCATTCAGCTGCAGCTTCTCAATGTCGAGAACATCTTTGATGTCACCTGGTCTGTCGCTCCCTCCACCTGTACCTGCGGACAACACAATGTTAAACTGGCTGCATCTACATCCAGCTTGAAAGACTTTCACACGCCTACAAAAATCCCAAAATAAAGAATTGTAATTTTTGAATAATATCTTAAGGTTATTTAGCAGCCCCACTCACAAATTCCTGACAGAACATGTATAATTCCTACATTAGGAAttgttttcctgcagtgttAATTCAGGTTTGATGACTCTCAAACCGTAGGGATTGTCCGGATTCTTGTATTTTCTCCACATAGCTTCCCCCAAAAGACAGCGAGTAATTAGAATAATTAATCTAATAGCACTTTATGCTCATCAGTATCAGCGGTCATCATGCTTTTCAGGAATTTAGCCGTTACGCAGTCTGGCTTGGATTTCAGCGTAGTACCATCATATCTATTTCCCCTTTCCTCCTGTCATGCTCCTCTATCTGCTCCTCCCAGGGCACCATCGGTTTTACAAATGGGACTCTGTATCTTGGTGCTCGGAAGCACTCGATTTGGTCGATGCCATGTGTGTGGACAGGTGTTCATCCTTCTTGAAACGAAGGTCTATGTTGGTGTTTCGGACACCAACGAAAGACGATAAGACAGGCTGGCAGTTAAAAACGTGGACAGTTAAAGACTGGGTGCAAATCTTCTGCAGTCAGGAACTAATCTGGAAATCACGAGACTTTAATGTGTACACAGGTGACTTTCTACTAGACTTTATGCTTCGTTGACCACGAGTTTGAGACGCAGTAAATCTAAAAGATGATCGAGTCAGCAAACATTGCTCCGGTGTTCGGTCACAGAGTGCTGGCTGCTCGGCGGCAACGCTTCCTCCATGAAGGGTTTCTTTACCTAATGAAATGAAACTAATTATGCAATAACTTCCAACATCCCCCTGATTCAGCAGCAGGAAAGGTTCAGTTTATATCAGTATTATCTCAGCACATCAGTGACAAAAAGCTCTAAAGTACTGAGGATGGTTAAGGTGGCTGCGACTGACTCTGCTAACAAGTGTTGTTGTTAATTAGCAGGACCGCAGCAGTGCACTGCAGATGCAACCGAAACATCATCATCGCAATGTACCTTGAACTCACCCTGGTTGTTGTGGGGAAGCCTTGAAGGGAGGGTGTTGTAACCCCTCCAGTCCTGGGAGGTGGGCCCGTTGCCTGGGGGGAGAGGTGTGGTGAGTAGGGCACTCTCCAGGTCCTGCTGGAACAGCTGGCGGGTAATCCGGGCTTGCCGGGCAGAGATCAAGTATAGGTACGCTGTATCGCCATCCTTCTGCACCCCGTAGGAAGCTAATGACCTCGGCTCGGTGCACAAACACTGACCGATCACCCAGCGCTGGACGCGAGGATGGAAACCGTACTCGAGAAAtacctgaagaagaagaagaagaaaggaggaggaagtcAGTGAGTGCAAATTTAAGATCAGCTACATTTCCAGCTGTTGTAACCAGCAGGTTTCTGACCTGTTGCTTGAGTGCAGCCACAGTCATGTAGGGAAACACTTTCACTGTGACGCAACAGGACGAGGAGACATCCTCCACCACCACAGATAAACTGCAACACAGACATGGCACACGGGTAAACCCTGGAAGACACAGCGGTCATAATAATGACCTTGAATAGCCCTGCGCAGCCAAACGTTTCTCCACCTCCTCACCTGATTTCCCCATCTGCGTAGTTTTTTTCCGACAGCTGTATCGTCAGCGCCGCTTTCTGTCGAGCCAGCGCGGACGCGTGCTGTGAAGCAGCTTGCGTGTCGCCGGCTTCGATTGCCCTGGTGAGCTCCAAACACAGCTCCTCTgaaaagcacagcacagcaATTAAACGTGACATTATTAAACTACACTGTgagtaaagagagagagagagagaaaaaaaaaaaccatggcGACAAACATGGATGCTCACCGCTCAGCGGGAGCGAGGCTGAGCTCCACTGCTCCTTCGCCACTGCCGTGTTGTTCTGTTTGCTGTCTGATTCGTATGTATCCACATTTGCAACTGTCAGAGGAGAGATGGAGAAGTTTGTCACTGAAGTGCTTTACAACGCCTTGAAGT includes:
- the sharpin gene encoding ranBP-type and C3HC4-type zinc finger-containing protein 1 isoform X3 — its product is MALSSGGWAPPAPIPASSPQAACGGPAPTACCSTVLMSVRVSVCHSGIRPLYLPGAGSEALRLQLSMDPSRAGEFRLALRDTSGNRSVFIAEFDLRSVQYEVKSSRCHEMRLVAPPHDCIRFNFRCDREAEEWATVMMSSLREAHRVANVDTYESDSKQNNTAVAKEQWSSASLPLSEELCLELTRAIEAGDTQAASQHASALARQKAALTIQLSEKNYADGEISLSVVVEDVSSSCCVTVKVFPYMTVAALKQQVFLEYGFHPRVQRWVIGQCLCTEPRSLASYGVQKDGDTAYLYLISARQARITRQLFQQDLESALLTTPLPPGNGPTSQDWRGYNTLPSRLPHNNQGGGSDRPGDIKDVLDIEKLQLNDHTSKASKTQQTEWACPSCTFINKPSRPGCEICATARPDTQSFIQQEKGRREDRGESGLSSS
- the sharpin gene encoding ranBP-type and C3HC4-type zinc finger-containing protein 1 isoform X2; this encodes MALSSGGWAPPAPIPASSPQAACGGPAPTACCSTVLMSVRVSVCHSGIRPLYLPGAGSEALRLQLSMDPSRAGEFRLALRDTSGNRSVFIAEFDLRSVQYEVKSSRCHEMRLVAPPHDCIRFNFRCDREAEEWATVMMSSLREAHRVANVDTYESDSKQNNTAVAKEQWSSASLPLSEELCLELTRAIEAGDTQAASQHASALARQKAALTIQLSEKNYADGEISLSVVVEDVSSSCCVTVKVFPYMTVAALKQQVFLEYGFHPRVQRWVIGQCLCTEPRSLASYGVQKDGDTAYLYLISARQARITRQLFQQDLESALLTTPLPPGNGPTSQDWRGYNTLPSRLPHNNQGTGGGSDRPGDIKDVLDIEKLQLNDHTSKASKTQTEWACPSCTFINKPSRPGCEICATARPDTQSFIQQEKGRREDRGESGLSSS
- the sharpin gene encoding ranBP-type and C3HC4-type zinc finger-containing protein 1 isoform X1 — translated: MALSSGGWAPPAPIPASSPQAACGGPAPTACCSTVLMSVRVSVCHSGIRPLYLPGAGSEALRLQLSMDPSRAGEFRLALRDTSGNRSVFIAEFDLRSVQYEVKSSRCHEMRLVAPPHDCIRFNFRCDREAEEWATVMMSSLREAHRVANVDTYESDSKQNNTAVAKEQWSSASLPLSEELCLELTRAIEAGDTQAASQHASALARQKAALTIQLSEKNYADGEISLSVVVEDVSSSCCVTVKVFPYMTVAALKQQVFLEYGFHPRVQRWVIGQCLCTEPRSLASYGVQKDGDTAYLYLISARQARITRQLFQQDLESALLTTPLPPGNGPTSQDWRGYNTLPSRLPHNNQGTGGGSDRPGDIKDVLDIEKLQLNDHTSKASKTQQTEWACPSCTFINKPSRPGCEICATARPDTQSFIQQEKGRREDRGESGLSSS